The Argopecten irradians isolate NY chromosome 6, Ai_NY, whole genome shotgun sequence genome has a window encoding:
- the LOC138324912 gene encoding uncharacterized protein has translation MGPQLISSLCLFVLLSVTILPAASQEATQIASFLCLEDHQNSSVIHVDFILDRKYDIVTSVYANELPNCAGTSDDGGLTYKLRMTFFNGTQTFPSSPCGMTITTDGWYQLKIRSEASSGLVSYTDRLYEFKCDPTRVISPWVSTSGISVGSVDLLNLTSSRSTLLEIVSIDTNSPVFLAYLGDLVRFKFTMTFTSAVENIDVLGVRLTNLICSPSDTFQPIRRTMIDENGCAVNYTEKALALSGPFTTESNGSSPFIAFSPVFEIGRFADSFEVNFIVTIEYCTSSSGSCFTDMCMPRQKRSADGVVEVRTSTKINVYQPQDVSTHINNTDLEESPNCFVTWMFAAVAGTVFFILFLDGLVIAYLVRQLKGLTRERRIKRPTLIYPRINTGMATSYF, from the exons TTGATTTCTTCGCTTTGTCTTTTCGTTTTGTTGTCTGTG ACAATACTTCCTGCTGCGTCACAGGAAGCCACACAGATAG CCAGTTTCCTGTGTTTAGAAGATCATCAAAACagcagtgttatacatgtagattttataCTGGACAGGAAATATGATATCGTGACGTCAGTATATGCAAATGAGCTTCCTAACTGTGCAGGAACCAGTGATGATGGCGGTTTGACTTACAAATTACGAATGACTTTTTTTAATGGCACCCAAACGTTCCCGTCGTCACCATGTGGTATGACTATT ACCACAGACGGGTGGTACCAGCTTAAGATTCGTTCTGAGGCTAGCAGTGGTCTAGTTTCTTATACAGATAGACTGTATGAGTTCAAATGTGATCCAACAAGAGTTATCAGTCCATGGGTATCAACTTCCGGTATAAGTGTCGG AAGTGTGGACCTGCTGAATCTAACCAGTTCTAGGAGCACATTATTGGAGATAGTCTCCATAGATACCAACAGTCCTGTATTTTTAGCCTACCTGGGTGACCTTGTGCGGTTCAAATTCACCATGACTTTTACGAGTGCTGTCG AAAACATCGACGTCCTTGGTGTACGACTAACAAATCTGATATGTTCCCCCTCGGATACATTTCAACCAATAAGACGGACTATGATCGACGAAAATGG ATGTGCTGTTAATTATACAGAAAAGGCATTAGCACTATCGGGACCATTTACCACAGAATCCAACGGATCGTCACCTTTTATAGCCTTTTCACCAGTATTTGAAATAGGACGATTTGCTGACTCTTTTGAAGTTAACTTTATAGTCACCATTGAATACTGTACGTCATCATCAGGTTCGTGCTTCACG GATATGTGCATGCCCCGTCAGAAGCGCTCAGCAGACGGAGTGGTGGAAGTGCGAACCTCGactaaaataaatgtataccaGCCACAGGACGTCAGCACACATATCAATAACACAG ATCTAGAAGAATCACCTAATTGTTTTGTGACGTGGATGTTCGCTGCCGTGGCTGGTACTGTTTTCTTTATTCTTTTCCTGGATGGGCTTGTCATCGCCTACCTTGTAAGACAATTGAAAGGTTTAACGCGTGAACGACGGATAAAAAGACCAACATTAATATACCCTAGAATTAATACCGGGATGGCAACCTCATACTTCTAA